One genomic window of Peromyscus maniculatus bairdii isolate BWxNUB_F1_BW_parent chromosome 2, HU_Pman_BW_mat_3.1, whole genome shotgun sequence includes the following:
- the LOC102915951 gene encoding uncharacterized protein LOC102915951, producing the protein MVEQKIHDMNCLCGRCCPESSSVHPASIELRDLPYSGFQVLGLKNAVTYDDVHIDFTWEEWTLLDPSQKNLYKDVMLETYRNLTTVGYSWEDHLIEEHCKSSRKHERHERIPTGEQPSESTQSFRAFAHHCTSQRHKTTHTGEKQYECDQCGKGFVYYTNLQSHKRTHIGEKSYECNQCGKAFADQRRLQIHKRMDIGEKPYGCNQCNKGFSQLQVHIRTHTGEKPYESNQCGKDSSQFSHLQLQERTHTVEKANECNQCGKVFARPSDLKMHKRTHTGEKPYPCNQCGKAFARQSSLQLHKRTHTGEKPYECNQCGKAFANQRRLQIHKRIHTGEKPYECNQCGKRFTQFSVLQVHKRTHTGEKPYECNQCGKGFSQFSHLQLHERIHTGEKPYKCNQCGKGFARPSGLQMHKRTHTGEKPHECKHCGKAFATHSSLGMHNKTHTGEKPYECNHCGKAFSQHYILQRHKRTHTGEKPYECNQCDKAFARHSGLQMHKRIHTGEKPYECNQCSKAFARQSSLQMHKRTHTGEKPYECNQCGKAFAEHRSLQIHKRTHTGEKPCECDQCGKAFVCHNHLRIHKRTHTGEKPYECNQCSKAFVSSSHLRVHKRTHTGEKPYKCTQCGNAFTLQSHLQRHTRTHNREKPYECNQCGKVFAHDSSLQRHKTTHI; encoded by the exons AATGCGGTGACCTATGATGATGTGCATATCGATTTCACTTGGGAAGAATGGACTTTGCTtgatccttcccagaagaatctctacaaagatgtgatgttGGAGACCTACAGGAACCTTACCACTGTAG GATACAGCTGGGAAGACCATCTTATTGAAGAACATTGTAAAAGTTCTAGAAAACATGAAAg GCATGAAAGAATTCCTACTGGAGAGCAACCTTCTGAATCTACTCAATCTTTTAGAGCCTTTGCTCATCACTGTACTTCTCAAAGGCATAAAAcgacacatactggagagaaacagtATGAATGTGATCAGTGTGGTAAAGGCTTTGTGTATTACACTAATCTTCAAAGTCACAAAAGAACACATATTGGAGAAAAGTCTTATGAatgcaatcagtgtggtaaagcctttgcagacCAAAGAAgactccaaatacataaaagaatggatattggagagaagccctatggtTGTAATCAGTGTAATAAAGGATTTTCACAACTTCAAGTGCatataagaacacatactggagagaaaccctatgaaagtaatcagtgtggtaaagacTCTTCACAATTTAGTCATCTTCAACTGcaagaaagaacacatactgttGAGAAAGCcaatgaatgtaatcagtgtggtaaagtctTTGCACGTCCCAGTGATCTCAAAATgcacaaaagaacacatactggagagaaaccttatccatgtaatcagtgtggtaaagcctttgcacgtcAGAGCAGTCTCCAACTGCACAAAAGAacacatacaggagagaaaccctatgaatgtaatcagtgtggtaaagcctttgcaaatCAAAGAAgactccaaatacataaaagaatacatactggagagaagccctatgaatgtaatcagtgtggtaaaagATTTACACAATTCAGTGTTCTTCAggtgcataaaagaacacatactggagagaaaccctatgaatgtaatcagtgtggtaaaggctTTTCACAATTCAGTCATCTTCAACTGCAtgaaagaatacatactggagagaaaccctataagtgtaatcagtgtggtaaaggtTTTGCACGCCCCAGTGGTCTCCAAATgcacaaaagaacacatactggagagaaaccccatGAATGTAAACATTGTGGTAAAGCCTTCGCTACTCACAGCAGTCTTGGAATGCATAACAAaacccatactggagagaaaccttatgaatgtaatcattgTGGTAAAGCTTTTTCTCAACACTATattcttcaaaggcataaaagaacacatacaggagagaaaccgtatgaatgcaatcagtgtgataaagcctttgcacgTCACAGTGGTCTTCAGATGCAcaaaagaatacatactggagagaaaccctatgaatgtaatcaatgtagtAAAGCCTTTGCACGTCAGAGTAGTCTCCAAATgcacaaaagaacacatactggtgagaaaccctatgaatgtaatcagtgtggtaaggCCTTCGCAGAACATAGAagtctccaaatacataaaagaacacatactggagagaaaccttgtGAATGtgatcagtgtggtaaagcctttgtatgtCATAATCATCTCCGAATacacaaaagaacacatactggagagaaaccctatgaatgtaatcagtgtagTAAGGCTTTTGTAAGTTCTAGTCATCTTCGAGTacacaaaagaacacatactggagagaaaccttataaatGTACTCAGTGCGGAAATGCCTTTAcccttcaaagtcatcttcaaaggcatacaAGAACCCATaatagagagaaaccctatgaatgtaatcagtgtggtaaagtctTTGCTCATGACAGttctcttcaaaggcataaaacaACACATATTTGA